In a single window of the Deinococcus aetherius genome:
- a CDS encoding OmpH family outer membrane protein: MKINAKALAPLAIVAAFGLGTLAPHAQTTPQKIAFVDVQRLLAAHPADKDLQAIQQKANTELSGLQKQIQAIDAKGAQATAAEKQNRATLVSTLQAKAKTYDDQMKPKMETVEKAVDAAVNSTAKANGYSIVMDRGVAARSGLVVYADNSTDITEATLKAVK; encoded by the coding sequence ATGAAGATCAACGCCAAGGCGCTCGCCCCTCTTGCCATCGTGGCCGCATTCGGCCTGGGCACCCTCGCCCCACACGCCCAGACCACACCGCAGAAGATCGCCTTCGTGGACGTGCAGCGCCTGCTCGCCGCCCACCCCGCCGACAAGGACCTCCAGGCGATCCAGCAGAAGGCGAACACCGAACTCAGCGGCCTGCAAAAGCAGATTCAGGCCATCGACGCCAAGGGCGCTCAGGCGACCGCCGCCGAGAAGCAAAACCGCGCCACCCTGGTCTCGACCCTCCAGGCCAAGGCCAAGACCTACGACGACCAGATGAAGCCCAAGATGGAGACGGTCGAGAAGGCCGTCGACGCCGCCGTGAACAGCACCGCCAAGGCGAACGGGTACAGCATCGTGATGGACCGGGGCGTCGCCGCCCGCAGCGGTCTGGTGGTCTACGCCGACAACAGCACCGACATCACCGAGGCGACCCTCAAGGCCGTCAAGTAA
- a CDS encoding MFS transporter: protein MDTGVGERPSPAPPGHPDPGPGWQRRFWAIFGGQALSLTGSAMTQFVLLWWITDMTGSVGALATAGMAALLPQALLGPLGGTFADRYSRRVLMIAADTVSALCMLVLIALFASGRVELWHVYTMMFVRSSMQAFQGPAAAASTAMLVPASFLPRAAGLNQTLQGIMTVAAAPLGALAIGALPLWAALGLDVATALLGILPLLVFRVPQLRLPPGERAGVWAEFRQGVSLVWRHPGLRQLYAVMAAVVLVIMPTFTLTPLLVKEHFGGGAGQVALMEGLSGVGMIAGGLAVAVLAPRRRVATVLVAFALSCLAVALTALAPGHAFWLAVVWWVVSGVTFSYGNAPMTAVLQTVIPNQLQGRALSLLSTVMGLAGPVGLALAGPLGEWLGVRGLFVAAGVLSALASLAGFLSPALLRLEGTAVGAEERPEFSSPTRRTGNREGI from the coding sequence ATGGACACGGGTGTAGGCGAGCGCCCCTCCCCCGCCCCGCCCGGGCACCCCGACCCCGGGCCGGGCTGGCAGCGGCGGTTCTGGGCGATCTTCGGGGGACAGGCCCTCAGCCTGACGGGCTCGGCGATGACCCAGTTCGTGCTGCTGTGGTGGATCACCGACATGACGGGAAGCGTGGGCGCGCTGGCGACGGCGGGGATGGCGGCCCTGCTCCCCCAGGCGCTTCTCGGGCCGCTGGGGGGCACCTTCGCCGACCGCTATAGCCGCCGGGTGCTGATGATCGCGGCGGATACGGTGAGTGCGCTGTGTATGCTCGTCCTGATCGCCCTCTTCGCCAGCGGGCGGGTCGAGCTGTGGCACGTCTACACGATGATGTTCGTCCGCTCCTCGATGCAGGCCTTCCAGGGACCGGCGGCGGCGGCGAGCACGGCGATGCTCGTCCCGGCGAGCTTCCTGCCTCGGGCGGCAGGCCTGAACCAGACCCTCCAGGGGATCATGACGGTGGCCGCCGCGCCGCTGGGAGCCCTCGCCATCGGCGCGTTGCCGCTGTGGGCGGCCCTCGGCCTCGACGTGGCGACGGCCCTGCTGGGCATCCTGCCGCTGCTGGTCTTCCGGGTGCCGCAACTGCGCCTCCCGCCTGGGGAAAGGGCGGGCGTCTGGGCCGAGTTTAGGCAGGGGGTGAGCCTGGTGTGGCGCCACCCCGGCCTGCGCCAACTCTACGCGGTGATGGCGGCCGTCGTGCTGGTGATCATGCCGACCTTCACCCTGACCCCGCTGCTCGTGAAGGAGCACTTCGGGGGCGGCGCGGGGCAGGTCGCGCTGATGGAGGGACTTTCCGGGGTCGGGATGATCGCGGGGGGGCTCGCCGTCGCCGTCCTCGCCCCCCGGCGGCGGGTGGCGACCGTGCTCGTAGCCTTCGCGCTGTCGTGCCTCGCGGTGGCCCTGACGGCCCTCGCGCCCGGGCACGCCTTCTGGCTGGCGGTCGTGTGGTGGGTGGTGAGCGGCGTGACCTTCAGCTACGGCAACGCGCCCATGACGGCCGTGCTCCAGACCGTGATCCCCAACCAACTTCAGGGCCGGGCGCTGTCGCTGCTCTCGACCGTGATGGGCCTGGCGGGGCCGGTCGGACTGGCCCTGGCCGGGCCCCTCGGCGAGTGGCTCGGCGTGCGGGGGCTGTTCGTGGCGGCGGGCGTGCTCTCGGCGCTGGCGAGCCTGGCAGGGTTCCTCTCCCCGGCGCTGCTGCGGTTGGAGGGGACGGCGGTGGGGGCGGAGGAGCGACCCGAATTCTCCTCGCCCACACGCCGCACAGGAAACCGGGAGGGGATCTGA
- a CDS encoding D-2-hydroxyacid dehydrogenase: protein MRVLVPDLPEFRELRVEGVELGFFSRDEAPQGSAEGVVLWFASPELRRELLGRPGLRWVLTLTAGIDHVAGRLPQGVTLYNAHRLHDRAVAVHTAAGMLAAARGLHRFRDAQHEGRWQPTMDLGTLDGRQVVIWGYGHIGKILEELLTPLGAHVTGIRSRTPEAERNAALAGADWVVLLLPSTPETKGIVSADVLARLGPGAWISNQGRGNLIDTDALLAALNSGHLGGAVLDVTDPEPLPEGHPLWAQENVIITPHIASTTSDLVARGAEYTRAFLEEMAAGREPEGRVEAGQTY from the coding sequence ATGCGCGTGCTGGTGCCTGACCTGCCCGAGTTCCGCGAGTTGCGAGTGGAGGGGGTGGAGCTGGGCTTCTTCTCCCGCGACGAGGCCCCGCAAGGCAGCGCCGAGGGAGTAGTCCTGTGGTTCGCCTCCCCCGAGCTGCGCCGCGAGTTGCTGGGGCGACCCGGCCTGCGCTGGGTCCTCACCCTCACGGCGGGGATCGACCATGTGGCGGGCAGGCTGCCTCAGGGGGTCACCCTCTACAACGCCCACCGCCTGCACGACCGCGCCGTGGCCGTCCACACCGCCGCCGGGATGCTCGCCGCCGCCCGGGGCCTGCACCGCTTCCGGGACGCGCAGCACGAGGGTCGCTGGCAGCCGACGATGGACCTGGGCACGCTGGACGGCAGGCAGGTGGTGATCTGGGGCTACGGTCATATCGGCAAGATTCTGGAGGAGTTGCTGACCCCGCTCGGGGCGCACGTAACGGGTATCCGCTCCCGCACCCCCGAGGCCGAGCGGAACGCGGCACTCGCCGGGGCCGACTGGGTGGTCCTGCTGCTGCCCAGCACGCCGGAGACCAAGGGCATCGTGAGTGCCGACGTGCTCGCCCGCCTGGGGCCCGGCGCGTGGATCAGCAACCAGGGGCGCGGCAACCTGATCGACACCGATGCTCTCCTCGCCGCGCTGAACTCGGGGCACCTCGGCGGCGCAGTCCTCGACGTGACCGACCCCGAGCCGCTGCCGGAGGGGCATCCCCTTTGGGCCCAGGAGAACGTGATCATCACGCCGCACATCGCCAGCACGACCTCCGACCTCGTTGCGCGGGGGGCGGAGTACACGCGGGCTTTCCTTGAGGAGATGGCAGCGGGACGCGAGCCGGAGGGGCGAGTGGAGGCGGGGCAGACGTATTGA
- a CDS encoding electron transfer flavoprotein subunit beta/FixA family protein, whose protein sequence is MKILTLVRQVPDAEARVKISAGSVDLEGATLVIDGMDEYGVEEALRLREGGANIEEIVALAVGPKRVEDALRTALAMGVDRAIHVETSELLDPIALSRIVAQVAQSEGAGLILVGGQEADWDSQALGAATAERLGWPQLTWTNELRLEGDSLTGRHDVDDGNENFRASLPAVVTTQQGLNEPRYPTLPNIMKAKRKELRKDSLEQYGARPTVRVVNAEIQTRARLNRMIDGKDPQAAAEQLLDLLRNEAKVLA, encoded by the coding sequence ATGAAGATTCTTACGTTGGTCAGGCAAGTGCCCGACGCGGAGGCCCGCGTCAAAATCAGCGCCGGAAGCGTCGATCTGGAGGGCGCGACCCTCGTCATCGACGGGATGGACGAGTACGGTGTGGAAGAAGCCCTCCGGCTGCGCGAGGGCGGCGCGAACATCGAGGAGATCGTGGCGCTGGCCGTCGGCCCCAAGCGGGTCGAGGACGCCCTGCGCACCGCCCTGGCGATGGGGGTGGACCGCGCCATCCACGTCGAGACGAGTGAATTGCTCGACCCCATCGCCCTGAGCCGGATCGTCGCGCAGGTTGCTCAATCGGAGGGGGCGGGCCTGATTCTCGTCGGCGGGCAGGAGGCCGACTGGGACAGCCAGGCGCTCGGAGCCGCGACTGCCGAACGCCTGGGCTGGCCGCAGCTCACCTGGACGAACGAGCTTCGACTGGAGGGCGACAGCCTCACGGGCCGTCATGACGTGGACGACGGGAACGAGAACTTCCGCGCCTCCCTTCCCGCCGTCGTGACGACCCAGCAGGGCCTGAACGAGCCGCGCTACCCGACCCTTCCCAACATCATGAAGGCCAAGCGCAAGGAACTGCGTAAGGACAGCCTGGAGCAGTACGGGGCGCGGCCGACCGTCCGCGTGGTGAACGCCGAGATCCAGACGCGTGCCCGGCTGAACCGGATGATCGACGGCAAGGACCCGCAGGCCGCCGCCGAACAGCTTCTCGACCTCCTGCGCAACGAAGCGAAGGTGCTGGCATGA
- a CDS encoding GNAT family N-acetyltransferase translates to MESEGTGIGWGRVTLKPVPEFTPAEWSTLYRFFRDRELADWNDAKPIRLPEWLFRRVMLEEEATGERAGFGVLSETGELIGSAELYDLRPPPPTTPTVATLGVMIGVRSLWGQGYGREAVMALLAWAFAGEGDVGQRGRARPVPLARVRLTTFGHNRRAQRAFLACGFREVGRTTGPGRTDVHMEITRGEWLNARAGA, encoded by the coding sequence ATGGAGTCGGAGGGCACGGGCATCGGGTGGGGCCGCGTCACCCTCAAGCCGGTGCCCGAGTTCACCCCCGCCGAGTGGAGCACCCTCTACCGCTTCTTCCGCGACCGAGAACTCGCCGACTGGAACGACGCCAAACCCATCCGGCTTCCCGAATGGCTCTTCCGCCGGGTCATGCTGGAGGAGGAGGCCACGGGCGAGCGCGCGGGCTTCGGCGTCCTCAGCGAAACGGGCGAACTGATCGGCAGTGCGGAGCTGTACGACCTGCGCCCCCCGCCCCCCACGACCCCGACCGTCGCCACCCTGGGCGTGATGATCGGCGTGCGCTCGCTGTGGGGCCAGGGCTACGGGCGCGAGGCGGTCATGGCGCTCCTCGCCTGGGCCTTCGCCGGGGAGGGGGACGTGGGACAGCGGGGGCGGGCCCGGCCCGTGCCGCTCGCCCGGGTCCGCCTCACCACCTTCGGCCACAACCGCCGCGCCCAGCGGGCTTTCCTGGCCTGCGGCTTCCGCGAGGTCGGGCGCACGACCGGCCCCGGGCGCACCGACGTTCACATGGAGATCACGAGAGGAGAGTGGCTGAATGCGCGTGCTGGTGCCTGA
- a CDS encoding 3'(2'),5'-bisphosphate nucleotidase CysQ: protein MTSPPLLAELDAATRLALEAGELLRAHLRRGLTVEHKTGADDPVTAADREASDLILRGLHAAFPEDGLLSEEAADSPARLGVERVWIVDPIDGTKEFTTGSPDFAVSIGLAVGGDPVLGVVYAPATDELFAGVVGVGVTKNGEPAGFSDRSEYVVSVSDTEFRRELHRASLPGMAPSGSIALKLARIAAGEADVTFTMSPRSEWDIAAGHALVRASGGEVRRRDGRPIRYNLARPHIEQGLLGGRLDALAWLEEELAARGLPTAHLGLTGEDPAWNVLPEGDRAALAGHPGVFVRHAGGRALALIVVGEGGTVERAEGDAFHLERLTRDVTRALGTLGAAATPTGRLD, encoded by the coding sequence ATGACCTCCCCTCCCCTCCTCGCCGAACTCGACGCCGCCACCCGTCTCGCCCTGGAGGCGGGGGAGTTGCTGCGGGCGCACCTGCGGCGGGGCCTCACGGTCGAACACAAGACGGGGGCCGACGACCCGGTGACCGCCGCCGACCGCGAGGCCTCCGACCTGATCCTGCGGGGGCTGCACGCCGCCTTCCCGGAGGACGGCCTGCTGAGCGAGGAGGCTGCCGACAGCCCCGCGCGGCTCGGCGTCGAGCGGGTGTGGATCGTGGACCCCATCGACGGCACGAAGGAGTTCACGACGGGCAGCCCCGACTTCGCCGTCAGCATCGGCCTGGCGGTGGGGGGCGACCCCGTGCTGGGTGTGGTGTACGCTCCCGCCACGGACGAACTCTTTGCCGGGGTCGTGGGCGTGGGCGTGACGAAAAACGGCGAGCCTGCGGGATTTAGCGACCGGAGCGAGTACGTGGTCAGCGTGTCGGACACCGAGTTCCGGCGCGAGTTGCACCGCGCCTCCCTCCCCGGCATGGCGCCCAGCGGCTCCATTGCCCTCAAGCTCGCGCGGATCGCGGCGGGCGAGGCGGACGTGACCTTCACCATGAGCCCGCGCAGCGAGTGGGACATCGCGGCGGGGCACGCCCTCGTGCGGGCGTCGGGCGGGGAGGTGCGGCGCCGCGACGGGAGGCCCATCCGCTACAACCTCGCCCGGCCCCATATCGAGCAGGGGCTTCTCGGAGGCCGGCTGGACGCCCTCGCCTGGCTGGAGGAGGAACTCGCGGCCCGGGGCCTCCCGACCGCCCACCTGGGCCTGACGGGCGAGGACCCCGCGTGGAACGTGCTGCCCGAGGGGGACCGCGCCGCTCTCGCGGGGCACCCGGGCGTCTTCGTGCGGCACGCGGGGGGGAGGGCACTCGCGCTGATCGTCGTGGGGGAGGGCGGCACCGTCGAGCGGGCGGAGGGGGACGCCTTTCACCTCGAACGGCTGACCCGGGACGTGACGCGGGCGCTGGGAACCCTCGGCGCGGCAGCGACACCGACGGGGAGGCTAGACTGA
- a CDS encoding electron transfer flavoprotein subunit alpha/FixB family protein, with protein MILIVAEHAGGKLAKSTLEMVTAARESGREGPVTVLVLGQGVAEIANAAAAVADQVLVADLPALATYNAELWAAATAQIAQEGEAHTVVIGGSRSGREYAPRVAVRLDAPYLEDAIHLASTGTALQAQRYTYLARVTETVEAEGPVVVVSVKPGAFAPAAPLAAPGEQYDVELDLPAPRVEVTGRSLEKTSRVALTEADVIVTGGRGVGNPENFSRYVEGLADRLGAGVGATRAVVDAGWRPYAEQVGQTGKTVQPKAYVALGVSGAVQHLSGMGKSRYIVAINKDAEAPIFKVADYGIVGDVNQIVPALIEAARK; from the coding sequence ATGATCCTGATCGTCGCCGAACACGCGGGCGGGAAGCTCGCCAAGTCCACCCTGGAGATGGTCACCGCTGCCCGGGAGTCCGGGCGCGAGGGACCCGTCACCGTTCTCGTCCTCGGCCAGGGAGTCGCGGAGATCGCCAACGCCGCCGCCGCCGTGGCCGATCAGGTCCTCGTGGCCGATCTCCCCGCGCTCGCCACCTACAACGCCGAGCTGTGGGCCGCCGCCACTGCGCAGATCGCGCAGGAGGGCGAAGCGCACACCGTCGTCATCGGCGGCAGCCGTTCGGGCCGGGAGTACGCCCCCCGCGTCGCTGTGAGGCTCGACGCCCCCTACCTGGAGGACGCCATCCACCTGGCGAGCACGGGCACGGCCCTCCAGGCGCAGCGGTACACCTACCTCGCCCGGGTGACCGAGACGGTCGAGGCGGAAGGCCCGGTCGTCGTGGTGAGCGTCAAGCCCGGCGCCTTCGCCCCCGCCGCGCCGCTGGCCGCCCCCGGCGAGCAGTACGACGTGGAACTCGACCTCCCCGCCCCACGTGTCGAGGTGACAGGCCGGAGCCTCGAGAAGACGAGCCGCGTGGCGCTCACCGAGGCGGACGTCATCGTGACGGGCGGGCGCGGGGTGGGCAACCCCGAGAACTTCAGCCGCTACGTCGAGGGGCTGGCCGACCGCCTGGGCGCGGGCGTCGGCGCCACCCGTGCCGTGGTGGACGCGGGCTGGCGGCCCTACGCCGAGCAGGTCGGGCAGACGGGCAAGACGGTGCAGCCCAAGGCGTACGTGGCGCTGGGCGTCAGCGGCGCCGTGCAGCACCTCAGCGGCATGGGCAAGAGCCGCTACATCGTCGCCATCAACAAGGACGCCGAGGCGCCGATCTTCAAGGTCGCCGATTACGGCATCGTCGGGGACGTGAACCAGATCGTGCCCGCCCTGATCGAGGCCGCCCGGAAGTAG
- a CDS encoding TetR/AcrR family transcriptional regulator, which produces MNRPRNPELTRSALLEAAGRVLQTQGAALSLDAVARAAGVSKGGLLHHYPSREALLSALALELIERFRACVEAARAREVAAHGEGPGAWLRAYIEVSFTPAAGEDALIAALAPLAGHPELIARLREAQAFVLTEAEADGLPPARAHAVRLACDALSLGPLTGLPDLDPGRRTALKEELLAWTRV; this is translated from the coding sequence ATGAATAGACCCCGGAATCCCGAGCTGACGCGCTCGGCACTGCTGGAGGCGGCGGGAAGGGTGCTTCAGACGCAGGGGGCCGCCCTCTCGCTCGACGCCGTGGCGCGGGCGGCGGGGGTGAGCAAGGGGGGCCTGCTGCACCACTACCCCAGCCGCGAGGCGCTGCTGTCGGCGCTGGCGCTGGAACTCATCGAACGGTTCCGGGCGTGTGTGGAGGCGGCCCGGGCGCGCGAGGTCGCGGCCCACGGGGAGGGGCCGGGGGCGTGGCTGCGGGCCTACATCGAGGTGAGCTTCACGCCCGCCGCCGGAGAGGACGCCCTGATCGCCGCGCTCGCGCCGCTGGCAGGGCACCCGGAACTCATCGCCCGGTTGCGGGAGGCGCAGGCCTTCGTTCTGACAGAGGCGGAGGCGGACGGCCTGCCCCCCGCCCGCGCCCACGCCGTCCGCCTCGCCTGCGACGCGCTGAGCCTGGGGCCGCTCACCGGGCTGCCTGACCTCGACCCCGGGCGGCGGACCGCGCTGAAAGAGGAGCTGCTGGCATGGACACGGGTGTAG
- a CDS encoding OmpH family outer membrane protein, with product MKPALLILPLALLATVPHAAQTRARVGIVDVQQVVAALPGSAGYLSLSKRVDADLKGKQAKLQQLISRANASRSAADIQAAQRAQREFLSTQQSHQQRLATQFKPLASKLNTTVANVAKGSGFTVVLDRRVAAQSNLVVYANTATTDLTPAVLRAIKK from the coding sequence ATGAAACCTGCCCTTCTCATCCTGCCCCTGGCCCTGCTCGCCACCGTGCCGCACGCCGCCCAGACCCGCGCCCGCGTCGGCATTGTGGACGTGCAGCAGGTCGTCGCCGCCCTTCCCGGCAGCGCCGGCTACCTCAGCCTCTCCAAGCGGGTGGACGCCGACCTGAAGGGCAAGCAGGCCAAGCTTCAGCAGCTCATCTCCAGGGCCAACGCCTCGCGCAGCGCGGCCGATATCCAGGCCGCCCAGAGGGCCCAGCGGGAGTTCCTGAGCACCCAGCAAAGCCACCAGCAGCGCCTCGCGACCCAGTTCAAGCCCCTGGCGAGTAAGCTCAACACGACCGTGGCGAACGTCGCCAAGGGCAGCGGCTTCACCGTGGTCCTCGACCGCCGGGTCGCTGCCCAGTCGAACCTCGTGGTGTACGCCAACACCGCCACGACCGACCTCACGCCCGCCGTGCTGCGCGCGATCAAGAAGTAA
- a CDS encoding phospholipase, with protein MKLTPLAAAALALTLAACGQTPTANGPAAQDTLAADYAARPELQDAESQAILARYGNDPGLLAALQEAYGERPANFSRPQAPVVRGLDLASDRLAYIKGVAWGTVSGYNSQYGAYAGTTVPYSGLDWTRDGCSAPDGLGLGYREDFRPACNVHDFGYRNLKVYERTSANRLATDDAFYANMKTICAAKSWYARPGCYSAAYAYYQGVRVGGSGSF; from the coding sequence ATGAAGCTCACCCCCCTCGCTGCCGCCGCCCTCGCCCTCACGCTCGCCGCCTGTGGACAGACGCCGACCGCCAACGGCCCCGCCGCGCAGGACACGCTGGCCGCCGACTACGCCGCCCGGCCCGAGTTGCAGGACGCCGAGAGCCAGGCGATCCTGGCGCGGTACGGCAACGACCCCGGCCTGCTCGCCGCCCTCCAGGAGGCGTACGGGGAGCGGCCCGCGAACTTCAGCCGCCCGCAGGCGCCGGTGGTGAGGGGCCTCGACCTCGCCAGCGACCGCCTCGCGTACATCAAGGGCGTCGCGTGGGGCACGGTCTCCGGGTACAACAGCCAGTACGGCGCCTATGCGGGCACCACGGTGCCCTACTCCGGCCTCGACTGGACCCGTGACGGTTGCTCGGCGCCCGACGGCCTGGGCCTGGGGTACCGCGAGGACTTCCGGCCCGCCTGCAACGTCCACGACTTCGGCTACCGCAACCTCAAGGTCTACGAGCGCACATCCGCCAACCGTCTCGCCACCGATGACGCCTTTTACGCCAACATGAAGACCATCTGCGCGGCGAAGAGCTGGTACGCCCGGCCCGGCTGCTACAGCGCCGCTTACGCCTACTACCAGGGCGTGCGGGTGGGGGGCAGTGGCAGCTTCTAG
- a CDS encoding carboxymuconolactone decarboxylase family protein, which produces MTDERRDEGEKEEHVSARRAIFGAQEERILSRLAALDPDLMAYVRDFAYDTVYERPGLDLKTKELIACALLVSLGSPTELRTHLRGALRAGASEREVREALLLCAPYLGFPRVVAAFSQLQALLEAQQKTPTREG; this is translated from the coding sequence ATGACGGACGAGAGGCGGGACGAGGGGGAGAAGGAGGAGCACGTTTCGGCCCGCCGGGCGATCTTCGGGGCACAGGAGGAACGCATCCTTTCCAGGCTCGCGGCCCTCGACCCCGACCTGATGGCGTACGTGCGCGACTTCGCCTACGACACGGTGTACGAACGGCCCGGCCTCGACCTGAAGACCAAGGAGCTGATCGCCTGCGCCCTGCTCGTCAGCTTGGGCAGCCCGACCGAACTGCGAACCCACCTGCGCGGCGCCCTGCGGGCCGGGGCGAGCGAGCGCGAGGTGCGCGAGGCCCTCCTGCTGTGTGCCCCGTACCTGGGCTTTCCGCGCGTGGTGGCGGCCTTCTCGCAACTTCAGGCCTTGCTGGAGGCGCAGCAGAAAACCCCCACCCGCGAGGGGTGA
- a CDS encoding CBS and ACT domain-containing protein, producing MLVRDWMTPSPLTVTPDTTVMDALRLLKERGFRRLPVMEGNQLVGITTRKDLKDAVPSQATTLSVWELNYLLSKLTVAEMMARPVITAQEDESLEDAALRMQEYGVGGLPVLGGDERLRGILTITDVLRALTDILGLREGGTRLTLEMPDTPGSLARAAGAVLPSNIISVATSGQGERGGQPRRRFVMRVMGEGVRDVEARVRAAGIDVVE from the coding sequence ATGCTCGTACGCGACTGGATGACCCCCAGCCCCCTCACGGTCACGCCGGACACGACCGTCATGGACGCCCTGCGGCTCCTCAAGGAGCGGGGGTTTCGCCGCCTCCCCGTGATGGAGGGGAACCAACTGGTGGGCATCACCACGCGCAAGGACCTCAAGGACGCCGTGCCCAGTCAGGCGACCACCCTGAGCGTCTGGGAACTCAACTACCTCCTGAGCAAGCTCACCGTCGCCGAGATGATGGCCCGGCCCGTGATCACGGCACAGGAGGACGAGTCCCTCGAAGACGCCGCGCTGCGGATGCAGGAATACGGGGTGGGCGGCCTCCCCGTGCTGGGCGGCGACGAGCGCCTGCGCGGCATCCTCACGATCACCGACGTGCTGCGCGCCCTCACCGACATCCTGGGCCTGCGGGAGGGGGGCACGCGCCTCACCCTGGAGATGCCCGACACGCCGGGCAGCCTCGCCCGCGCGGCGGGGGCCGTGCTGCCCAGCAACATCATCAGCGTCGCCACCTCGGGGCAGGGGGAGAGAGGCGGACAGCCTCGCCGCCGCTTCGTGATGCGCGTGATGGGCGAGGGCGTGCGGGACGTGGAGGCGCGGGTGCGGGCGGCGGGAATAGACGTGGTGGAGTAG
- the mnmA gene encoding tRNA 2-thiouridine(34) synthase MnmA: protein MTGERVLCAMSGGVDSSVSAALLRDAGYQVVGAMMRFWPDDKRASTFDTCCSPDAAYEARRVAEQVGVPFYLLDYREQFQRHIVGPFIEEYARGRTPNPCVNCNTKVKFDELVRKARMLGCRYVATGHYVKRVEREDGSVEFHRGDDPRKDQTYFLWGTPKEALPFILFPVGELEKPRVREIAEERGLLTARKPESQNICFVPGRVQDYVAEQLPQSRGFICEIGTGEVVGEHLGTQFYTLGQKKGLGLYQSHRVRHVVHLDPGTNTVWVGDYEDCLWNGLRAEGANYLLDLAELPREVEVQVRYRTKPVRATVLHADERGFELRFEEPQFAVAPGQSAVLYAGTRLLGGGLIADHARELPVVGEDRRVAVSS from the coding sequence ATGACGGGTGAGCGCGTTCTGTGTGCGATGTCGGGCGGGGTGGATTCCAGCGTCTCGGCGGCGCTCCTGAGGGACGCGGGCTATCAGGTCGTCGGCGCGATGATGCGCTTCTGGCCCGACGACAAGCGGGCCTCGACCTTCGATACCTGCTGCTCGCCGGACGCCGCGTACGAGGCACGCCGGGTGGCCGAACAGGTCGGCGTGCCCTTCTACCTCCTCGACTACCGTGAGCAGTTCCAGCGCCACATCGTGGGCCCCTTTATCGAGGAGTACGCGCGGGGCCGCACACCCAACCCGTGTGTGAACTGCAACACCAAGGTCAAGTTCGACGAGCTGGTGAGGAAGGCGAGGATGCTGGGCTGCCGCTACGTGGCGACCGGGCACTACGTCAAGCGGGTGGAGCGCGAGGACGGCAGCGTGGAATTCCACCGGGGCGACGACCCCCGCAAGGACCAGACGTATTTCCTGTGGGGTACGCCGAAGGAGGCCCTGCCCTTCATCCTCTTCCCGGTGGGCGAACTGGAAAAGCCGCGCGTGCGCGAGATCGCCGAGGAGCGCGGCTTGCTGACTGCCCGCAAGCCTGAGAGCCAGAACATCTGCTTCGTGCCCGGCAGGGTGCAGGACTACGTGGCCGAGCAGTTGCCGCAGAGTCGGGGCTTCATCTGCGAGATCGGCACGGGGGAGGTCGTCGGCGAGCACCTGGGCACCCAGTTCTACACGCTGGGGCAGAAGAAGGGCCTGGGCCTGTACCAGTCGCACCGCGTCCGCCACGTCGTCCACCTCGACCCGGGGACGAATACCGTTTGGGTGGGCGACTACGAGGACTGCCTGTGGAACGGGCTACGGGCGGAGGGGGCGAACTACCTCCTCGACCTCGCCGAGTTGCCGCGTGAGGTAGAGGTCCAGGTGCGCTACCGCACGAAGCCGGTGCGGGCGACGGTCCTCCACGCCGATGAGCGGGGCTTCGAGTTGCGGTTCGAGGAGCCCCAGTTCGCCGTCGCGCCCGGTCAGAGCGCGGTGCTGTACGCCGGGACGAGGTTGCTGGGCGGCGGGTTGATCGCGGACCACGCGCGGGAGTTGCCGGTGGTGGGAGAGGACCGGAGGGTCGCCGTCTCGTCCTGA
- a CDS encoding GreA/GreB family elongation factor, whose product MAEQIPMTAEGYRRLEETLQKERERREAATETIAALRDDTSDIEDRNLEASQIDLPSMDARIFELEDILARAVVVESLPGEEGRVGLGSVVVLQDEEHGREMQVQLVSPVEVTALEGGVTQVSEDSPVGKALMGRQVGESFEVEVGDRHVRYTVKSVGSG is encoded by the coding sequence ATGGCAGAACAGATTCCCATGACGGCGGAGGGCTACCGGCGCCTGGAGGAGACGTTGCAAAAGGAACGCGAGCGCCGCGAGGCCGCCACCGAGACCATCGCGGCCCTGCGCGACGACACCAGCGACATCGAGGACCGCAACCTGGAGGCCTCCCAGATCGACCTGCCCAGCATGGACGCCCGCATCTTCGAGCTGGAGGACATCCTCGCCCGCGCGGTGGTCGTCGAGTCTTTGCCGGGCGAGGAGGGCAGGGTGGGCCTGGGCTCGGTCGTGGTGTTGCAGGACGAGGAACACGGCCGGGAGATGCAGGTCCAGCTTGTCAGCCCCGTGGAGGTGACGGCCCTGGAGGGCGGCGTGACCCAGGTCAGCGAGGACAGCCCGGTCGGCAAGGCCCTGATGGGTCGGCAGGTCGGCGAGTCCTTCGAGGTGGAGGTCGGCGACCGGCACGTCCGTTACACGGTAAAGAGCGTCGGCTCGGGCTGA